One window of Trifolium pratense cultivar HEN17-A07 linkage group LG5, ARS_RC_1.1, whole genome shotgun sequence genomic DNA carries:
- the LOC123885746 gene encoding uncharacterized protein At4g19900-like, with product MFNPKIKQHTKIFSIFSLITLSTIFFIIQGDHVIHHDSLILHATKKEGLVMLQAQRSTLSRIDHNVKPLISMQEEKLDEVDYANPKVLVAPFNLNKEQRITWFKENLQEFKILKPNKLAKQFHTRIHEFLKNESCESQFFMTWISPSSSFGEREFLSIESVFKVQPKACLTILSRSLDSIHGYKILKPFIDKGFKVQAIAPNLPFLFKDTLAESWFHELRKGKQDPGEIPLFQNLSNLIRLVVLYKYGGVYLDIDFILLKPLIGLRNCIGSQSMDYGTKHWTRLNNAVLIFDKNHPLLLKFINEFALTFDGNKWGHNGPYLVSRVVERLGEKHGLKFSILPPFAFYPADWNKISGFFKKPKDRSEAKWVEAKLRQLSGETYGIHLWNKQSSGLVIEEGSVLAKLVSNHCVTCKV from the coding sequence ATGTTTAATCCCAAGATTAAACAACATACCAAGATTTTTTCTATCTTTTCTCTAATCACATTATCTACCATATTCTTTATCATACAAGGTGATCATGTTATCCACCATGATTCTCTTATACTCCATGCTACAAAAAAAGAAGGTCTTGTTATGTTACAAGCTCAAAGGTCAACTCTTAGTAGAATTGATCACAATGTCAAACCTTTAATTTCCATGCAAGAGGAGAAATTAGATGAGGTTGATTATGCAAATCCAAAAGTACTAGTTGCTCCATTCAATCTCAACAAAGAACAAAGAATTACATGGTTTAAAGAGAATCTACAAGAGTTCAAGATTCTAAAGCCAAATAAATTGGCAAAACAATTCCATACTAGAATCCATGAATTTCTCAAAAATGAATCATGTGAGTCACAATTCTTCATGACATGGATTTCACCATCAAGTTCATTTGGAGAAAGAGAGTTTTTGTCTATAGAAAGTGTTTTCAAGGTTCAACCTAAAGCATGTTTGACAATTCTATCAAGAAGTTTGGACTCAATTCATGGCTACAAAATTCTCAAACCATTCATTGATAAAGGGTTCAAAGTTCAAGCTATAGCACCAAACTTGCCATTTTTGTTCAAAGACACTCTAGCTGAATCTTGGTTTCATGAGTTAAGGAAAGGAAAACAAGATCCTGGTGAGATTCCTTTGTTTCAAAATCTATCAAATTTGATAAGACTAGTTGTTTTGTATAAATATGGTGGTGTGTATTTAGACATTGATTTTATACTATTGAAACCTTTGATTGGTTTAAGGAATTGTATTGGATCACAAAGCATGGATTATGGTACTAAACATTGGACTAGATTAAACAATGCTGTTCTTATTTTTGATAAGAATCATCCACTTCTTCTAAAGTTCATTAATGAATTTGCTTTGACTTTTGATGGAAATAAATGGGGGCATAATGGTCCTTACCTTGTTTCTAGAGTTGTTGAAAGACTTGGGGAAAAACATGGtttgaaattttcaattttgccaCCTTTTGCTTTTTATCCAGCTGATTGGAATAAGATAAGTGGATTTTTTAAGAAGCCTAAAGATAGAAGTGAAGCAAAATGGGTTGAAGCCAAATTGAGACAACTTAGTGGTGAGACTTATGGGATTCATCTTTGGAATAAACAAAGTAGTGGATTGGTTATTGAAGAAGGAAGTGTCTTAGCAAAACTTGTATCAAATCATTGTGTCACTTGTAAGGTGTAA
- the LOC123884189 gene encoding uncharacterized protein LOC123884189: protein MEMPAHRTWMYNRRIVGRKGYTAEFLQGLEEFLDFACQQPQYLNEGVISCPCKQCKNERHLTLKEVNIHIRQKGFTPGYWYWTSHGEEVPQTNLDVDMHSDEMPFSSQQDTGFDDADLNDQNFVQNEEVPTNMESTEFYDMPDSTQQPARSGYQNTPNMSAAIAMLSLQSKHNMSQDCFNDVIKFMRESSHIENEIPSYSRKTKRTVQPTKMSSKKKRAQTNAPLIIPSDTLQTYSNQATQPPSRTKPRTKLSQSRPTKPLTRLQLRTQSQFSHSQLPLQPQPTELQPQPQLGVQPQPTESRHRLRPQPTVPRPTEPQLRLQPQPTPPRPQPQLRLQPQPTQPRPQPQLRLQPQPTQPQPTPPRSQPQPQPQAQPIISQTIPTQVLQCQEFPMVNETPFSSSNHVSESNGNKIPILPEGDGFDQHRLVVKAIALIIRTNLEEGKPSWKQLSKKQRDSWFDIFKSKFTWPPQHKDLVRRNFEKRGSAKMIQLMQEARKDLDQKPIWMEERVWTQLKAHWESLEYKTKSEINKRNGESMAGASLHTGGSIPHHLHWKRMKEANGTDPSMAEFYFRTHRKKDQSWVGPCAESAYDKFERRKLELSSKIVSSENGGDNQPSIDMPSELDIWVDSVGTKKGRVFGLGSVNKKLVTSVKLSANSEDVNALRSQIHALNKSLQKQEQEKLEMKHELTETKQQVAALMQHLGFAASSSRPHSSPQDSNEIDNGDADDSDGDHLE from the exons ATGGAAATGCCGGCGCATCGGACATGGATGTATAATAGGCGTATTGTTGGCCGAAAGGGATATACAGCTGAATTTTTGCAAGGCCTCGAAGAGTTTCTTGATTTTGCTTGTCAACAACCACAGTATTTGAATGAAGGTGTAATAAGCTGTCCATGTAAGCAATGTAAAAATGAGAGGCACCTAACTCTGAAGGAAGTAAATATTCATATTCGTCAAAAAGGGTTTACACCTGGATATTGGTATTGGACATCTCATGGAGAGGAAGTCCCTCAAACTAATCTCGATGTTGATATGCATTCAGATGAAATGCCTTTTAGCAGTCAACAAGACACGGGGTTTGATGATGCTGATCTTAATGACCAAAATTTTGTACAAAATGAAGAGGTGCCGACAAATATGGAATCAACTGAATTTTATGATATGCCGGATTCAACTCAACAACCTGCGCGGTCAGGGTACCAAAACACACCAAATATGTCTGCTGCTATTGCAATGTTGAGTTTACAATCTAAACACAACATGTCACAAGATTGTTTCAATGATGTGATAAAGTTTATGAGGGAGTCAAGCCACATTGAGAATGAAATTCCTTCATATTCTAGGAAAACAAAGAGAACTGTGCAGCCAACTAAGATGTCTAGTAAAAAGAAACGTGCTCAAACCAATGCACCATTGATAATTCCATCTGATACCCTTCAAACTTATTCTAACCAAGCCACTCAACCTCCATCTCGAACTAAACCTCGAACTAAGCTTAGTCAATCTCGACCCACTAAGCCTCTAACTCGACTTCAACTCCGAACTCAATCTCAATTCTCTCACTCTCAACTCCCCCTGCAACCTCAGCCCACTGAACTTCAACCACAACCTCAACTTGGTGTGCAACCTCAACCCACGGAATCCCGACATCGCCTGCGACCCCAACCAACTGTACCTCGACCTACTGAACCTCAACTTCGCCTGCAACCCCAACCCACTCCACCTCGACCACAACCTCAACTCCGCCTACAGCCGCAACCCACTCAACCTCGACCCCAACCTCAACTCCGCCTGCAACCCCAACCCACTCAACCTCAACCTACTCCACCTCGCTCTCAACCTCAACCTCAGCCTCAAGCTCAACCCATCATATCTCAAACCATTCCTACCCAAGTCCTTCAATGTCAAGAATTTCCGATGGTCAACGAAACTCCATTTTCTTCATCTAACCATGTCAGCGAAAGTAATGGGAACAAAATCCCCATACTTCCAGAAGGGGATGG GTTTGATCAACACAGGTTGGTAGTGAAGGCAATTGCTTTAATTATACGAACTAACTTGGAGGAGGGAAAACCATCATGGAAGCAGTTATCTAAAAAACAACGAGATTCGTGGTTTGATATAtttaaa TCAAAGTTTACGTGGCCACCTCAACATAAAGACTTGGTGCGACGTAACTTTGAGAAAAGGGGTTCAGCGAAAATGATTCAATTAATGCAAGAAGCTCGAAAAGATTTAGATCAAAAACCAATTTGGATGGAAGAGCGGGTGTGGACACAATTGAAAGCACATTGGGAGTCCTTAGAATACAAAACAAAGtctgaaataaataaaagaaatggcGAGTCTATGGCTGGTGCTTCTCTTCACACTGGTGGATCAATTCCTCATCATTTGCATTGGAAGCGAATG AAGGAGGCAAATGGAACAGATCCATCCATGGCTGAGTTTTATTTTCGTACACATCGAAAAAAGGACCAAAGTTGGGTGGGTCCTTGTGCCGAGTCTGCTTAT GATAAATTTGAACGAAGAAAATTGGAATTATCTTCCAAGATTGTTTCGAGTGAGAATGGAGGTGATAATCAACCATCCATAGATATGCCGTCTGAATTGGATATATGGGTAGATTCAGTTGGAACGAAAAAAGGAAGGGTTTTTGGTCTCGGATCTGTAAACAAAAAATTGGTTACATCTGTTAAACTTTCTGCTAATTCAGAAGATGTCAATGCTTTAAGAAGTCAGATTCATGCACTTAACAAGTCACTGCAAAAACAGGAACAAGAGAAATTAGAAATGAAACATGAGTTGACCGAAACTAAACAACAAGTAGCAGCTTTAATGCAACACTTGGGGTTTGCCGCCTCTTCTTCTCGTCCGCATTCATCACCTCAAGACAGCAATGAAATTGATAATGGCGATGCTGATGATAGTGATGGTGATCATTTGGAGTAG
- the LOC123884191 gene encoding uncharacterized protein LOC123884191, whose amino-acid sequence MIRIMHQPYYWMEFKNMNLLKSLNMLVMMKMLKTLNKLINNQSFLKLLHILMKISLNLQFLNEEINDESLYKWELIVSKAYASRTKSQVLHFPPKTAEFVLMDNEYLFIDTPHKLSGIRCTIKTYERKDRRKKNIVEKYLTKRWYNWVLANKLNEGDKLIFELERGSNILHVDIVRFNNYKEFMT is encoded by the exons ATGATCAGGATCATGCATCAACCGTACTATTG GATGGAATTCAAGAACATGAACCTGCTCAAGAGCTTGAATATGTTGGTGATGATGAAAATGCTGAAAACCCTCAACAAGTTGATCAACAACCAATCCT TCCTGAAGTTGCTGCACATTCTTATGAAAATATCATTGAACCTGCAATTCCTGAATGAAGAAATCAATGATGAAAGTTTGTATAAATGGGAACTGATTGTCAGCAAGGCATACGCAAGCAGGACTAAATCTCAAGTTCTG CATTTTCCACCTAAAACTGCTGAGTTTGTATTGATGGACAATGAATATCTATTCATAGATACTCCACATAAATTGAGTGGCATTAGGTGCACCATTAAGACATATGAAAGAAAGGACaggagaaagaaaaatattgttgagaaatATTTGACTAAAAGATGGTATAACTGGGTTTTGGCTAATAAGCTAAATGAAGGCGACAAGTTGATTTTCGAACTTGAGAGGGGATCGAATATTCTGCACGTTGACATTGTTCGTTTCAACAATTACAAAGAATTTATGACATGA
- the LOC123884190 gene encoding uncharacterized protein C630.12-like: MKQKELTLLLCLIWALTILYGEMFSYWLPPLFTCSWPHLKVQTKSESYQTDYVKVAVIADPQLMDKTSLPLPDKSLALELVKFYTDLNMRRSFFSSILPFKPDVILFLGDYFDGGPYLLDEEWQESLNRFKHIFGLNAQGKYTDKEVYYIPGNHDIGYETLHYAKPEVIRRYEETFGIRNYRFAVGKVDFIAVDAQTLDGHRQKNLTSQTWEFVKNISVDNVVRPRVLLTHIPLYRPDGTYCGPDRSSPIINQRIQRAAYDKTNDITYQNYVFEKTSKYLLDTIKPKLILSGHDHDQCTVTHQSKSGPVKEHTLGTISWQQGNLYPSFMLLSVDNSTLPNASIPEEHVLSHLCYLPKQLHIYMWYIVLFVLTLLALLLWPTSSTSFWHQCWNLAGHFKQLIASMVSRSETKEKDEDANYEYEMMWDAEGSMHLIKKPLKTSTVNSNERSLGERGNAVMRPTVRKNTGQEADFSVNMDMASSTGLDPLAKLPPRTGKSKTTIIIQRLLRTLRMLTVIAAVNVPLYMMLLFKDWIDK; this comes from the exons ATGAAGCAGAAAGAGTTGACTTTATTGTTATGTCTCATATGGGCACTAACCATTCTCTATGGTGAAATGTTCTCTTACTGGCTTCCACCTCTCTTCACTTGTTCATGGCCCCATTTGAAG GTTCAAACAAAGAGTGAGAGTTACCAAACTGATTATGTCAAAGTTGCTGTTATTGCAGATCCACAG CTCATGGACAAAACTTCTCTCCCTCTTCCTGACAAATCTCTTGCGCTGGAGCTTGTGAAATTCTACACTGATTTAAACATGCGTAGATCATTCTTTTCATCGATCCTGCCTTTCAAACCTGATGTCATATTGTTTTTAGGCGATTACTTCGATGGAGGTCCTTATTTATTAGATGAAGA ATGGCAGGAGTCTTTGAACCGCTTTAAACATATCTTTGGTTTGAACGCACAGGGAAAATACACGGACAAGGAAGTTTATTACATTCCTGGAAACCATGATATTGGTTATGAAACTCTTCATTATGCAAAGCCAGAG GTTATCAGACGCTACGAGGAAACATTTGGGATTAGAAACTACAGATTTGCAGTTGGAAAAGTGGATTTTATTGCTGTCGACGCACAAACTCTTGATG GACACCGGCAAAAGAATCTGACGTCTCAAACTTGGGAGTTTGTAAAGAATATCTCTGTAG ATAATGTAGTTCGTCCAAGAGTCTTATTAACACACATTCCTCTATATCGACCGGATGGTACTTATTGTGGCCCTGATCGTAGTTCTCCAATTATTAATCAG AGGATACAACGCGCTGCGTATGATAAAACTAATGATATTAC GTATCAGAATTACGTTTTTGAGAAGACATCAAAGTATTTACTAGATACTATCAAACCT AAGCTTATTTTATCTGGCCATGATCATGATCAATGCACCGTCACTCATCAATCTAAATCCGGGCCTGTAAAAGAG CACACTCTAGGTACCATAAGTTGGCAACAAGGAAATTTGTATCCTTCTTTCATGCTGTTATCTGTCGATAACTCGACTCTTCCAAATGCTTCCATTCCAGAAGAGCATGTGTTGAGTCATCTATGTTATCTTCCAAAGCAATTACACATTTATATGTG GTATATTGTTCTATTTGTTCTTACCCTCCTTGCCCTCCTACTTTGGCCAACAAGCAGCACAAGTTTCTGGCACCAGTGTTGGAACTTGGCGGGTCATTTTAAACAACTAATAGCTTCCATGGTATCTAGAAGCGAAACAAAAGAGAAGGACGAGGATGCCAACTATGAATACGAGATGATGTGGGATGCAGAAGGTTCAATGCATCTTATAAAGAAACCCTTGAAGACATCCACTGTAAATTCAAATGAACGAAGCTTAGGAGAAAG GGGTAATGCAGTAATGCGGCCAACTGTTAGAAAAAATACGGGTCAAGAAGCTGATTTCTCTGTGAATATGGACATGGCTTCAAGCACCGGACTTGATCCTCTAGCAAAACTACCTCCCAGAACAGGAAAATCAAAGACAACAATTATAATCCAAAGATTACTACGCACACTACGAATGCTGACCGTTATTGCAGCAGTCAACGTTCCTCTTTACATGATGTTGCTATTCAAGGATTGGATTGACAAATAA